Below is a window of Bordetella genomosp. 9 DNA.
GCCTGGCGATCCTTGACGAACTGGGTCACCTGCTGGCGCTGGCCGTCGTTCAGGCTGTCCCACACGGCCAGCCATTTCTGGCGGACCTCATCGGCGCGCCCCTGGTACTGCTGCCGGGCCTGGGCCTGGGCGTCGGCCAGGGCATGGGGATCGAGCTTGCCGGCTTGCAGTTGCTGGTCCAGCGTCTGGTGCCGGGTGGCCATGCCCTCACGCATGGACTTGCCGAAGTCCTGCTGCGCCTGCTGGGCGGCGGAGAACAGCGCCTGCTGGTTGGCATCCAGCTTCAGCGCCGCGACTTCCTTCTTGCCGAGCGGGCCCACGCCGGGCACCCACAAGGCGTCACGCATGCCTTGCATGTGGTGGAAGCGGCGGCCGTCCGCGCTCTTGCCGGAATGGCTGGCGCCGGACTGCGCCGTGCTGGGCTGCGCCGCGGACGTGGAAGCGTCCGGCGCCGCGGAAGCAGCCCCGGCGAAAGTACCGGCAGCGACGGCAAGCGCCAGGCTGGCGACGACGGGACGAATGGCGAATCGGGACATGAGTGGTCTCCTAGGGAGTGAGAGTGCGAGACCATTGTCATGGGGGTCCGATTACGCGCCGGTTTCGCGCGCGGCCCCGTTTGTTTCAGTCGATTGCGCCCCGATCGGGGATCAGGGAGCCGTCCGCTCCTGGTCCCAGGCCGCCAGGTATTCCTTCCAATGCGGCGCCGGGCTGGCCGCGAGCGTGTCGCGCACCAGGTCGATTTCTTCCTGGTAGGAAGCGGCATCGAGTTCGCCGCGCAGGAAGCGCCAGCGGCAATACACCAGCCAGGTATTGACCACGTCGGTCTCGCAATAGGCGCGGACTTCGTCGGCCTTGCCCTGGTTCCAGGCATCCCAGACCTTGCCGCCATCCATGCCCAGCTTGCCCGGGAAACCGCACAGCTTGGCCAGTTGGTCCAGCGGCGCGTTGGCGCGACCGTTGTACTTGGCCAGCACGTCCATCAGGTCGACGTGGCGGGTGTGGTAACGGCCGATGTAGTTGTTGAACTTGAATTCGCGGTCATCTTCGCCCTGGTCCCAATAGCGGGGCGCGGGCACCCCATGGATCAGGCTGCGATAGTGCAGCACGGGCAGGTCGAAACCGGAACCGTTCCAGCTGACCAGCTTGGGCGTATAGCGTTCTATCGTTTTGAAGAAGCCCGCCAGCAGCGCGGGTTCGTCGTCGTCCGGCTTGCCCAGCGTGCGCACCCGGAAGCCCTGGTCGTCGCGGAAGACGCAGCCGATCACGGCCACCCGATGCAGGTGCAGCGGCAGGAAATCGCTGCCGCCGGTGGCCTCGCGCCGTTCGGCGAAGGCGCGCTCGGCGACTTCGCTGTCGGGCAGGTCGACGCCCCAGCCATTCAGGCGGCGGAGCCCCGCCACGTCGGGCAGGGTCTCCAGATCGAAGACCAGGGTGGGCGTCATGATCAGCGCTGCGGCAGGTATTGCAGCGGATCGACCGGCGTGCCCTGGCGCCGGATCTCGAAGTGCAGGCGCGGCGACGCGGCGTCGGTCTGGCCGATTTCCGCGATCTTGGCGCCCTTTTTCACTTCCTGTCCGCTCTTGGCCAGCAGCGCGCGATTGTGCGCATAGGCCGTGATGAAGCCATTGGTGTGCTGGACGATGATCAGGTTGCCCAGGCCGCGCACGCCGTTGCCGCTGTACATCACCTTGCCGTCGGCGGCGGCCACGACCGGATCGCCGGGGTTGCCGGCGATATCGACGCCCTTGGTGCTGTTGTTGAACGTCGCGATCACCTGGCCCTGGGCAGGCCAGCCCCAGTTGATCACCCCGGCATCCGATGCACGCGCGGGCTTGGGCGTTTCCACCGGCGCCGGCGCGGGCGTCGTCGCCGGCGGCGTGGTGGCGGGCGGCTGCTGCGCGGGCGCGGGCTGCGCCGGCTGCTCGCCCGGCGGCGGCAGCGGCGTGGGT
It encodes the following:
- a CDS encoding 3'-5' exonuclease, whose protein sequence is MTPTLVFDLETLPDVAGLRRLNGWGVDLPDSEVAERAFAERREATGGSDFLPLHLHRVAVIGCVFRDDQGFRVRTLGKPDDDEPALLAGFFKTIERYTPKLVSWNGSGFDLPVLHYRSLIHGVPAPRYWDQGEDDREFKFNNYIGRYHTRHVDLMDVLAKYNGRANAPLDQLAKLCGFPGKLGMDGGKVWDAWNQGKADEVRAYCETDVVNTWLVYCRWRFLRGELDAASYQEEIDLVRDTLAASPAPHWKEYLAAWDQERTAP
- a CDS encoding peptidoglycan DD-metalloendopeptidase family protein, with the translated sequence MLDGQLQLTATEFPGAPAARPSRALFWVGFVCLVLAGCASRTERAPVVDLNTTPAPSTPAVSGATYVVKPGDTLYGISRANGVDVDSLKRWNNLADSNHLAVGQVLKLSAPAAGAATPAAGGGKPAPATPVKPADTRIEPTPLPPPGEQPAQPAPAQQPPATTPPATTPAPAPVETPKPARASDAGVINWGWPAQGQVIATFNNSTKGVDIAGNPGDPVVAAADGKVMYSGNGVRGLGNLIIVQHTNGFITAYAHNRALLAKSGQEVKKGAKIAEIGQTDAASPRLHFEIRRQGTPVDPLQYLPQR